A stretch of the Streptomyces venezuelae genome encodes the following:
- a CDS encoding potassium/proton antiporter, with the protein MRQARARKGRPLTVHQLNELLLVSSLVLLIAVAAVRVSSRSGLPSLLIYLGIGIAIGQDGIGNVVFDNAELTQVIGYAALVVILAEGGLGTKWKEIRPALPAAISLSLVGVAISVGVTAAGAHYLVGLDWRQALLIGAVVSSTDAAAVFSVLRKVPLPSRVTGVLEAESGFNDAPVVILVVAFSTVGPVDEWYVLIGKIALELAIGAAIGLAVGFLGSYGLRHVALPASGLYPIAVMAIAVTAYAAGAIAHGSGFLAVYLAAMVLGNAKLPHWPATRGFADGLGWIAQIGMFVLLGLLVTPHELGDDIWPAVIIGLVLTLVARPLEVWVSLLPFRMPWQEKTLMSWAGLRGAVPIILATIPMVSGIEGSERVFNIVFVLVVVYTLVQGPTLPWLARKLNLRDTEEAAADLGIESAPLERLRGHLLSFAVPAGSRMHGVEVSELRLPAGAAVTLVVRDGKSFVPAPSTVLRRGDELLVVATDPVRDAAEARLRAVARGGKLAGWLGTGGSLH; encoded by the coding sequence ATCCGGCAGGCACGCGCGAGAAAGGGCCGCCCCCTGACCGTCCACCAGCTCAATGAGCTCCTGCTGGTCTCGTCGCTCGTCCTGCTCATCGCCGTCGCGGCGGTGCGCGTCTCCTCGCGCAGCGGCCTCCCCAGCCTGCTCATCTACCTCGGCATAGGCATCGCGATAGGCCAGGACGGCATCGGCAATGTCGTCTTCGACAATGCCGAGCTGACGCAGGTCATCGGCTATGCGGCGCTGGTCGTGATCCTCGCCGAGGGTGGTCTGGGCACCAAGTGGAAAGAGATCAGGCCGGCCCTGCCCGCGGCGATCTCGCTCTCGCTGGTGGGCGTCGCCATCAGCGTGGGCGTGACCGCCGCGGGCGCCCATTACCTGGTCGGGCTGGACTGGCGGCAGGCGCTGCTGATCGGCGCGGTCGTCTCCTCCACCGACGCGGCGGCGGTCTTCTCGGTGCTGCGCAAGGTGCCACTGCCCTCCCGGGTCACCGGTGTGCTGGAGGCCGAGTCCGGCTTCAACGACGCCCCCGTGGTGATCCTGGTGGTCGCCTTCTCCACGGTCGGCCCGGTCGACGAGTGGTACGTACTGATCGGCAAGATCGCGCTGGAGCTGGCCATCGGCGCGGCCATCGGGCTCGCGGTCGGCTTCCTCGGCTCGTACGGACTGCGACATGTGGCCCTGCCCGCCTCCGGCCTGTACCCGATCGCCGTGATGGCCATCGCCGTGACGGCGTACGCGGCGGGCGCGATCGCGCACGGCTCCGGCTTCCTCGCCGTGTACCTGGCGGCGATGGTGCTGGGGAACGCGAAGCTGCCGCACTGGCCCGCGACGCGGGGGTTCGCCGACGGCCTCGGCTGGATCGCCCAGATCGGCATGTTCGTCCTGCTCGGCCTGCTGGTGACCCCGCACGAGCTGGGGGACGACATATGGCCGGCCGTGATCATCGGACTGGTGCTGACGCTGGTGGCCCGCCCGCTCGAGGTCTGGGTCAGCCTGCTGCCGTTCCGGATGCCCTGGCAGGAGAAGACCCTCATGTCCTGGGCCGGTCTGCGTGGCGCCGTGCCCATCATCCTCGCCACCATCCCGATGGTGTCCGGGATCGAGGGCAGCGAACGGGTCTTCAACATCGTCTTCGTGCTGGTGGTGGTCTACACGCTGGTGCAGGGCCCGACCCTGCCGTGGCTGGCCCGGAAGCTGAACCTCCGGGACACCGAGGAGGCGGCGGCGGACCTGGGCATCGAATCGGCACCGCTGGAGCGGCTGCGCGGGCACCTGCTGTCCTTCGCCGTCCCGGCCGGCTCCCGGATGCACGGGGTGGAGGTCAGCGAGCTGCGGCTGCCCGCCGGAGCCGCCGTCACCCTGGTCGTACGGGACGGCAAGAGCTTCGTACCGGCGCCCTCGACCGTGCTGCGGCGCGGGGACGAGCTGCTGGTGGTGGCCACCGATCCGGTACGGGACGCGGCGGAGGCGCGGCTGCGGGCGGTGGCCCGGGGCGGCAAGCTGGCCGGCTGGCTGGGCACCGGCGGCTCTCTGCACTGA
- a CDS encoding MFS transporter — protein MLRTPGALSFLLPGFAARLPFGMLTISILLLVQHTTGSYANAGVVAAVTGVSMALFAPVMGKFTDRHGQGAVLVPVVLTHATAVSALTALALLGAPLWALALAAVPAGASVPQVGPMVRARWAARLEGSPLLPTAAAFESVTDEFTFVVGPVLATALCTGVHPAAGLITEAGLTLLGGLLFAAQRSTQPAVHARSGAGEKHASALSFPGLRVLIVAFIGIGAVFGGMQVSLAAFSNEIGNPGANGLLYGVFAAGNMIAGIACGAIAWKIGPRRRLIFGYIGLTAAASVLWAANSAVLLGALGLVVGLCIAPALITGYTMIESLVPAASRTEAFTWLTGAVAFGQAGAVTLAGRLTDAHGSSYGFLVPLGATALALATLLALRSKLAPKAPSRIVNTSAQPAAQDESEGALQGASEGASQRVNERGLGHRVPVTVD, from the coding sequence CTGCTCCGCACGCCCGGCGCCCTGAGCTTCCTGCTCCCCGGCTTCGCCGCCCGGCTGCCGTTCGGCATGCTGACCATCAGCATCCTGCTGCTGGTCCAGCACACCACCGGGTCCTACGCCAACGCCGGCGTCGTCGCCGCGGTCACCGGCGTCTCCATGGCGCTGTTCGCCCCGGTGATGGGCAAGTTCACCGACCGCCACGGCCAGGGTGCCGTGCTGGTCCCCGTCGTCCTCACCCACGCCACCGCCGTGAGCGCGCTGACCGCGCTCGCGCTGCTCGGCGCCCCGCTCTGGGCGCTCGCACTGGCCGCCGTCCCGGCCGGTGCGAGCGTTCCTCAGGTCGGTCCGATGGTCCGGGCCCGGTGGGCCGCGCGGCTGGAAGGTTCGCCGCTGCTGCCGACGGCCGCCGCGTTCGAGTCCGTCACCGACGAGTTCACCTTCGTGGTGGGCCCGGTCCTGGCGACCGCGCTGTGCACCGGCGTGCACCCGGCCGCCGGTCTGATCACCGAGGCCGGCCTGACCCTGCTCGGCGGCCTGCTGTTCGCCGCGCAGCGCTCCACCCAGCCCGCGGTGCACGCCCGTAGCGGCGCCGGCGAGAAGCACGCCTCGGCGCTGTCCTTCCCCGGCCTGCGGGTCCTGATCGTGGCCTTCATCGGCATCGGCGCGGTCTTCGGCGGCATGCAGGTCTCCCTGGCTGCCTTCTCCAACGAGATCGGGAACCCGGGCGCCAACGGTCTGCTGTACGGCGTCTTCGCGGCCGGCAACATGATCGCGGGCATCGCCTGCGGTGCCATCGCCTGGAAGATCGGCCCGCGCCGCCGGCTGATCTTCGGCTACATCGGCCTCACCGCCGCGGCCTCCGTGCTGTGGGCCGCGAACTCCGCGGTGCTGCTCGGTGCGCTCGGCCTGGTGGTCGGCCTCTGCATCGCCCCGGCCCTGATCACCGGCTACACCATGATCGAGAGCCTGGTTCCGGCCGCCTCCCGGACCGAGGCGTTCACCTGGCTGACCGGTGCGGTGGCCTTCGGGCAGGCCGGCGCCGTGACCCTGGCGGGCCGGCTGACCGACGCCCACGGATCGAGCTACGGCTTCCTGGTGCCGCTCGGCGCCACCGCGCTGGCGCTGGCGACCCTGCTCGCGCTGCGCTCGAAGCTGGCTCCGAAGGCGCCGAGCCGGATCGTGAACACGTCCGCGCAGCCTGCGGCGCAGGATGAGTCGGAGGGTGCGCTGCAGGGTGCGTCGGAGGGTGCGTCGCAGCGGGTGAACGAGCGTGGTCTGGGTCACCGCGTGCCGGTGACGGTGGACTGA
- a CDS encoding FmdB family zinc ribbon protein, translated as MPTYQYQCTECGEGLEAVQKFTDDALTECPSCKGRLKKVFSAVGIVFKGSGFYRNDSRGASSSSSPASSASKPAASSSSASSAPASSPAPAAAPSTPAA; from the coding sequence GTGCCGACCTACCAGTACCAGTGCACCGAGTGCGGTGAGGGCCTCGAGGCCGTGCAGAAGTTCACGGATGACGCCCTGACCGAGTGCCCGAGCTGCAAGGGACGCCTGAAGAAGGTGTTCTCCGCGGTCGGCATCGTCTTCAAGGGTTCCGGTTTCTACCGGAACGACAGCCGAGGCGCCTCGTCGAGCAGCTCCCCGGCGAGCAGCGCCTCGAAGCCCGCCGCGTCGTCGTCCTCGGCTTCCTCGGCTCCGGCTTCCTCGCCGGCGCCGGCCGCGGCGCCGAGCACCCCGGCGGCCTGA
- a CDS encoding S-methyl-5'-thioadenosine phosphorylase, whose product MVHAEIGVIGGSGFYSFLEDVSEIQVDTPYGAPSDSLYLGELAGRQVAFLPRHGRGHHLPPHRINYRANLWALRSVGVRQVLGPCAVGGLRAEYGPGTLLVPDQLVDRTKSRTQTFFDGHPLPDGSIPNVVHTTFADPYCPVGREAAVAAARGRAWEPVDGGTMVVIEGPRFSTRAESQWHAAMGWSVVGMTGHPEAVLARELGLCYTSIALVTDLDAGAETGEGVSHTEVLKVFGENVSRLREVLFDAVAGLPVTEDRSCLCTHAHDGWDLGIELP is encoded by the coding sequence ATGGTGCACGCAGAGATCGGCGTAATCGGCGGGTCGGGCTTCTACTCCTTCCTGGAGGACGTCTCCGAAATCCAGGTGGACACCCCCTACGGGGCGCCCAGCGACTCCCTCTACCTCGGTGAGCTGGCCGGGCGCCAGGTCGCCTTCCTCCCCCGGCACGGCCGCGGCCACCACCTGCCGCCGCACCGGATCAACTACCGGGCCAACCTGTGGGCGCTGCGCTCGGTGGGGGTCCGGCAGGTCCTGGGCCCGTGCGCGGTGGGCGGACTGCGTGCCGAGTACGGCCCCGGCACCCTGCTGGTCCCCGACCAGCTGGTGGACCGTACGAAGTCCCGGACCCAGACCTTTTTCGACGGGCACCCGCTGCCGGACGGCTCGATCCCGAACGTGGTGCACACGACCTTCGCCGACCCCTACTGTCCTGTCGGACGGGAGGCGGCGGTGGCGGCGGCCCGGGGGCGGGCGTGGGAGCCGGTGGACGGCGGCACCATGGTCGTCATCGAGGGGCCCCGGTTCTCCACCCGCGCCGAATCGCAGTGGCACGCGGCGATGGGGTGGTCGGTGGTCGGTATGACGGGCCACCCGGAGGCGGTGCTCGCCCGCGAGCTGGGGCTCTGCTACACCTCGATCGCCCTGGTGACGGACCTGGACGCGGGGGCGGAGACCGGTGAGGGCGTCTCCCACACGGAGGTCCTGAAGGTGTTCGGCGAGAACGTGAGCCGGCTCCGCGAGGTGCTCTTCGACGCGGTGGCGGGGCTCCCTGTCACGGAGGACCGCAGCTGCCTGTGCACGCATGCGCACGACGGCTGGGACCTGGGCATCGAGCTGCCGTAG
- the mscL gene encoding large conductance mechanosensitive channel protein MscL: protein MSEKKKESVLAGFKAFLMRGNVVDLAVAVVIGAAFTNIVNSLVKGIIGPLIGAFGTKSLDGYTSCLKGPCSIDPKSGEPVGVNILWGAVLNAALTFLITAAVVYFLMVLPMAKYLAKVEARRKAKEGVHETLEVTELEVLKEIRDNLVAQRTGSNGGPDVANGHEGTGQHRGGSAG from the coding sequence GTGAGCGAGAAGAAGAAGGAGAGCGTCCTGGCGGGCTTCAAGGCCTTCCTGATGCGCGGAAACGTGGTCGACCTGGCGGTGGCCGTGGTCATCGGTGCCGCGTTCACGAACATCGTGAACTCCCTGGTGAAGGGGATCATCGGCCCGCTGATCGGCGCGTTCGGCACCAAGAGCCTGGACGGCTACACCTCGTGCCTGAAGGGACCCTGCTCCATCGACCCGAAGTCCGGGGAACCGGTGGGTGTGAACATCCTCTGGGGCGCGGTCCTCAATGCGGCGCTCACCTTCCTGATCACCGCCGCGGTGGTCTACTTCCTGATGGTCCTGCCGATGGCGAAGTACCTGGCCAAGGTCGAGGCACGGCGGAAGGCCAAGGAGGGGGTGCACGAGACCCTGGAGGTCACCGAGCTGGAGGTGCTCAAGGAAATCCGGGACAACCTCGTGGCGCAGCGCACCGGCAGCAACGGCGGACCCGACGTGGCCAACGGTCACGAGGGGACCGGGCAGCACCGCGGCGGCAGCGCGGGCTGA
- a CDS encoding ubiquinol-cytochrome c reductase iron-sulfur subunit, translating to MSVTEQPAPGTGPDEAQEQLRDRISADSLTTRRDYLRIVATVSGGLAVGGLGVASGILHRHGDTETLPEARKVTDRLDPGQSVAFRYPGEEDRAVAVRLSDGTLVGYSAVCTHLACAVLWREDRGPEGELYCPCHEGVFDARTGEVTAGPPPRPLPRVFLTEQLDGSVWAIATARSGEPAKDALCRQFGDSRPEVAQRLGCPDATRATETGRT from the coding sequence ATGAGCGTCACCGAACAGCCCGCTCCCGGCACCGGCCCGGACGAGGCGCAGGAACAGCTCCGCGACCGGATCAGCGCCGACTCCCTCACCACCCGCCGTGACTACCTGCGCATCGTCGCCACCGTCTCCGGCGGTCTGGCCGTCGGCGGCCTCGGCGTCGCCTCCGGCATCCTGCACCGGCACGGGGACACCGAGACCCTCCCCGAGGCCCGGAAGGTCACCGACCGCCTCGACCCCGGCCAGTCCGTGGCCTTCCGGTACCCCGGAGAGGAGGACCGGGCCGTGGCGGTCCGCCTCTCCGACGGCACCCTTGTCGGCTACTCGGCGGTCTGCACCCACCTCGCCTGCGCCGTGCTGTGGCGCGAGGACCGGGGCCCGGAAGGCGAGCTGTACTGCCCCTGCCACGAAGGCGTCTTCGACGCCCGCACCGGCGAGGTGACGGCGGGCCCGCCGCCCCGGCCGCTGCCCAGGGTCTTCCTGACCGAGCAACTCGACGGCAGTGTCTGGGCCATCGCCACCGCCCGGTCCGGGGAACCGGCCAAGGACGCCCTGTGCCGGCAGTTCGGCGACTCCCGCCCCGAGGTGGCCCAACGGCTGGGCTGCCCCGACGCGACACGCGCCACCGAGACCGGGCGGACCTGA
- a CDS encoding 4Fe-4S dicluster domain-containing protein produces MMGRTIFIDPGRCIGCQACVSACRECDSHRGTSMIHLDYTEPGTSVASLPTVCMHCEDPIAPCAEVCPADAILVTADGVVQQADTTRCIGCANCVNACPFGVPKIDLQAKLQMKCNLCYDRTAYGLAPMCATVCPTGALFYGTLEELRAERPGVQVADSFVFGDVVVSTGVAMVVPADKVQWPVPGGLPVVEINGVDVR; encoded by the coding sequence ATGATGGGCCGCACGATCTTCATCGACCCGGGTCGCTGCATCGGCTGCCAGGCCTGCGTCTCCGCCTGCCGCGAATGCGATTCGCACCGCGGCACATCGATGATCCACCTGGACTACACCGAGCCCGGCACCTCCGTCGCCTCCCTCCCCACGGTCTGTATGCACTGCGAGGACCCGATCGCACCCTGTGCCGAGGTCTGCCCCGCCGACGCCATCCTGGTCACCGCCGACGGAGTGGTCCAGCAGGCCGACACCACCCGCTGCATCGGCTGCGCCAACTGCGTCAACGCCTGCCCCTTCGGCGTCCCGAAGATCGATCTCCAGGCGAAGCTGCAGATGAAGTGCAACCTCTGCTACGACCGCACCGCCTACGGCCTGGCCCCCATGTGCGCCACTGTCTGCCCCACCGGAGCCCTCTTCTACGGAACCCTCGAAGAGCTCCGGGCCGAGCGCCCCGGAGTCCAGGTCGCCGACTCCTTCGTCTTCGGCGATGTGGTCGTCAGCACCGGAGTGGCCATGGTCGTCCCCGCCGACAAGGTCCAGTGGCCGGTCCCCGGCGGCCTCCCCGTCGTCGAGATCAACGGAGTCGATGTGCGATGA
- a CDS encoding molybdopterin oxidoreductase family protein, with the protein MTQQPVPLDPSIAPPGTRSFRDAGGIPADRWHADQNGETLVPTHCCFCGVQCGMYLRVDRGGKVFGVEPRNHDINRMRLCPKGINAYQQVNHPDRLTSPLLRHSRDEQFREVSWDEALDFTVSEIRRIQAAHGNDAFGLLGGASLFSEKTYLVGKFARVALKTKHVDYNGRLCMVSAAGANKLAFGIDRAGNPFSDILLSDCLLIAGSNVGECFPVMTQYLWGARDRGATLIVVDPRETAIARTADIHVALKPGTDSAFFNSVLHVVVQEELDDEAFLGAHTTGWEEVREAVAGYPPERAAEICGIPAEQIVQVARTFAGADRAMAWHARGIEHHSQGVENCLSVINLCVATGHIGKPGAGYGTITGQGNGQGGREHGQKSDLLPGGRSITNPEHRRQICQIWGIDEAELPTAGTSMMEMVWQMQRKEIRGLIGICNNPFVSLPNYEVVKEGYDTAEFHAQFDFFLSETAANAHVVFPVTTWAEDEGVMANAEARVVKHNKAQEPPAGVRTDTWVLCELAKRLGAGDKFDFAGSREVFEELRIASAGTVNDYYGITYDRLEETGGIAWPCPATDHPGTPRLFEDGRTYHPDGKIHMQVVEWHPPMDPYSDEFPLSLTTGRTVAHFLSGNQTRRLGALVEQTPRPWVEVHPSHGFRDGDPVRVVTRRGSEVFPALVTEAIRPDTVFVPYHWPVPTAANALTVDALDPRSKIPEYKVCAARIEAAERIDEVPVPLTPPGREAYPETQVSRTDPLPPTAPQGRGTAERS; encoded by the coding sequence GTGACGCAGCAGCCCGTCCCGCTGGACCCCTCGATCGCCCCGCCCGGCACCCGCAGCTTCCGCGATGCCGGCGGCATCCCGGCCGACCGGTGGCACGCCGACCAGAACGGCGAAACCCTGGTCCCCACCCACTGCTGCTTCTGCGGGGTGCAGTGCGGCATGTACCTGCGGGTGGACCGCGGGGGCAAGGTCTTCGGCGTGGAACCGCGCAACCACGACATCAACCGGATGCGCCTGTGCCCCAAGGGCATCAACGCCTACCAGCAGGTCAACCACCCCGACCGGCTCACCTCCCCGCTGCTCCGCCACTCCCGGGACGAACAGTTCCGCGAGGTCTCCTGGGACGAGGCCCTCGACTTCACTGTCTCCGAGATCCGGCGCATCCAGGCCGCCCACGGCAACGACGCCTTCGGACTCCTCGGCGGCGCCAGCCTGTTCTCCGAGAAGACCTACCTGGTCGGCAAGTTCGCCCGGGTGGCCCTGAAGACGAAACACGTCGACTACAACGGCCGGCTCTGCATGGTCAGCGCAGCCGGGGCCAACAAGCTCGCCTTCGGCATCGACCGGGCCGGCAACCCGTTCTCCGACATCCTCCTCTCCGACTGCCTTCTCATCGCCGGGTCCAACGTGGGGGAGTGCTTCCCCGTGATGACCCAGTACCTGTGGGGAGCCCGGGACCGGGGCGCCACCCTGATCGTGGTCGACCCGCGGGAGACCGCCATCGCCCGCACCGCCGACATCCATGTCGCCCTCAAGCCCGGCACCGACTCCGCCTTCTTCAACTCCGTCCTCCATGTGGTCGTCCAAGAGGAACTCGACGACGAGGCCTTCCTCGGGGCCCACACCACCGGCTGGGAGGAGGTCCGCGAGGCCGTCGCCGGCTACCCGCCGGAACGGGCCGCCGAGATCTGCGGCATCCCCGCCGAGCAGATCGTCCAGGTCGCCCGCACCTTCGCCGGCGCCGACAGGGCCATGGCCTGGCACGCCCGCGGCATCGAACACCACTCCCAGGGCGTGGAGAACTGCCTCTCGGTGATCAACCTGTGTGTGGCCACCGGCCACATCGGCAAACCGGGTGCCGGCTACGGCACCATCACCGGCCAGGGCAACGGCCAGGGCGGTCGCGAACACGGCCAGAAATCCGACCTGCTGCCCGGCGGCCGTTCCATCACCAACCCCGAACACCGACGGCAGATCTGCCAAATCTGGGGCATCGACGAGGCCGAACTGCCCACCGCCGGAACCTCGATGATGGAAATGGTCTGGCAGATGCAGCGGAAGGAGATCCGCGGCCTGATCGGCATCTGCAACAACCCCTTCGTCTCCCTCCCCAACTACGAGGTGGTGAAGGAGGGCTACGACACCGCAGAATTCCACGCACAGTTCGACTTCTTCCTCTCCGAGACCGCGGCCAATGCCCATGTGGTCTTCCCCGTCACCACCTGGGCCGAGGACGAGGGCGTGATGGCCAACGCCGAAGCGCGGGTGGTCAAGCACAACAAGGCCCAGGAACCCCCGGCCGGGGTGCGCACCGACACCTGGGTGCTCTGCGAACTCGCCAAACGCCTCGGCGCGGGCGACAAGTTCGACTTCGCCGGCTCCCGCGAGGTGTTCGAGGAGCTCCGCATCGCCTCCGCCGGCACGGTCAACGACTACTACGGCATCACCTACGACCGGCTGGAGGAGACCGGCGGCATCGCCTGGCCGTGCCCGGCCACGGACCACCCCGGCACCCCCCGGCTGTTCGAGGACGGCCGCACCTACCACCCCGACGGCAAGATCCATATGCAGGTCGTGGAGTGGCACCCGCCCATGGACCCCTACTCCGATGAATTCCCCCTCTCCCTCACCACCGGCCGCACCGTCGCGCACTTCCTCTCCGGCAACCAGACCCGCCGGCTGGGCGCCCTGGTCGAGCAGACCCCCCGACCCTGGGTCGAGGTCCACCCCTCCCACGGTTTCCGCGACGGCGACCCGGTCCGGGTGGTCACCCGCCGCGGCAGCGAGGTCTTCCCCGCCCTGGTCACCGAGGCCATCCGCCCCGACACCGTGTTCGTGCCCTACCACTGGCCCGTCCCGACGGCCGCCAACGCCCTGACCGTCGACGCCCTCGACCCCCGCTCCAAGATCCCCGAGTACAAGGTCTGCGCTGCCCGGATCGAGGCCGCCGAACGCATCGACGAGGTGCCCGTGCCCCTCACCCCGCCCGGCCGCGAGGCCTACCCGGAAACCCAGGTCTCCCGCACCGATCCGCTGCCGCCCACGGCCCCGCAGGGCCGCGGCACGGCCGAGAGGAGCTGA
- a CDS encoding MFS transporter: MSEPTETVDSAPPPPEAAPPQNPPGEGQSVTARATLAGAVVSLLLILAIVLGSRFLRDFDSALLPYAVATVFLAFGVAYRYTVWVSAPGARRLFHKGFGSFFSAENFKKAPTALPRMIATYLGFQTFLGARSRSRWIAHQLIFWGCLLAAVITFPLTWGWFTFTADSGSGPGYDMRIWGFKVLGFDSLNIVGWLMFHGLDVAAVLVIPGACYFLWRRMKDRGAITGQRFAYDLLPLICLIVISVTGLLLTFSSIFLRGGGYEFLAVLHMVSVVFTLIYLPFGKFFHIVQRPAAVGMQLFKYSARQDEQIFTCKRCGEPVDTAPYVENLRGTMRDLKLDFDSWAEYCPRCKRVLRGSAYLTHVKKGFK; this comes from the coding sequence GTGTCCGAGCCCACTGAAACCGTCGACAGCGCGCCGCCTCCGCCGGAGGCGGCGCCCCCGCAGAACCCGCCGGGCGAAGGGCAGAGCGTCACCGCGCGCGCCACGCTGGCCGGGGCCGTCGTCTCCCTCCTGCTCATCCTCGCGATCGTGCTGGGCAGCCGGTTCCTGCGCGACTTCGACTCGGCCCTGCTGCCCTATGCCGTCGCCACCGTCTTCCTGGCCTTCGGCGTCGCCTACCGCTACACCGTGTGGGTGTCCGCGCCCGGCGCGCGGCGGCTCTTCCACAAGGGCTTCGGCAGTTTCTTCTCAGCGGAGAACTTCAAGAAGGCCCCCACTGCCCTGCCGAGGATGATCGCCACCTATCTCGGCTTCCAGACCTTCCTCGGTGCCCGCTCCCGCTCCCGCTGGATCGCCCACCAGCTGATCTTCTGGGGCTGCCTGCTGGCCGCCGTCATCACCTTCCCGCTGACCTGGGGCTGGTTCACCTTCACCGCCGACTCCGGCTCCGGACCCGGCTACGACATGCGGATCTGGGGTTTCAAGGTCCTCGGCTTCGACTCCCTGAACATCGTCGGCTGGCTGATGTTCCACGGCCTGGACGTTGCCGCCGTCCTGGTCATCCCCGGCGCCTGCTACTTCCTGTGGCGCCGGATGAAGGACCGCGGTGCCATCACCGGCCAGCGCTTCGCCTACGACCTGCTCCCGCTGATCTGCCTGATCGTCATCTCCGTGACCGGTCTGCTCCTCACCTTCTCGTCGATCTTCCTGCGGGGCGGCGGCTACGAGTTCCTGGCCGTCCTGCACATGGTCTCGGTGGTCTTCACCCTGATCTACCTCCCCTTCGGCAAGTTCTTCCACATCGTCCAGCGGCCGGCCGCGGTCGGTATGCAGCTCTTCAAGTACTCCGCCCGGCAGGACGAGCAGATCTTCACCTGCAAGCGCTGCGGCGAACCCGTGGACACCGCCCCGTACGTGGAGAACCTGCGCGGCACCATGCGCGACCTGAAGCTCGACTTCGACTCCTGGGCCGAGTACTGCCCCCGCTGCAAACGGGTCCTGCGCGGCAGTGCGTACCTCACCCACGTCAAGAAGGGCTTCAAGTGA
- a CDS encoding low temperature requirement protein A, with translation MAYVRMTARSREEAHRTATPLELFFDLCFVVAVAQAGRQLVHALAEHHVAAGITGYLFVFFGVWWAWMNFTWFASAYDIDDVPYRIATLVQIAGVLVYSAGIPRAFNDNDWTVAVLGYVVMRVALTAQWLRAASGETGPARHSAHLYAAGLVVCQLGWIALLWAPEGSKRWLFPVLVAAELLVPVIAERGHQTPWHPHHIAERYGLFTIIVLGETIAAATVAVQSALDEHEALDLLLPIAGGGLLLVFAAWWIYFAVPVHHRLAGNREAIPWGYGHFVIFASAAAIGAGIEVAVEQAVGKAHVSTVAANLAVTVPAAVYLAFVWLLHSRHFKRDTAEQLVLPVAAVAVLACAWTGTYAVLWAGLVASVTVAVGVTLARRTRSGA, from the coding sequence ATGGCGTACGTACGGATGACCGCCCGGAGCCGGGAAGAGGCCCATCGGACCGCGACCCCCCTGGAGCTGTTCTTCGACCTGTGCTTCGTGGTCGCGGTGGCGCAGGCCGGCCGGCAGCTGGTGCACGCCCTCGCCGAGCACCATGTGGCGGCCGGGATCACGGGCTACCTGTTCGTGTTCTTCGGGGTGTGGTGGGCGTGGATGAACTTCACCTGGTTCGCCTCGGCCTACGACATCGACGACGTGCCCTACCGGATCGCGACCCTGGTGCAGATCGCCGGTGTGCTCGTGTACTCGGCCGGGATCCCGCGGGCCTTCAACGACAACGACTGGACCGTCGCCGTCCTCGGCTACGTGGTGATGCGGGTGGCACTGACCGCCCAGTGGCTGCGCGCCGCCTCCGGGGAGACCGGCCCGGCCCGGCATTCCGCCCACCTCTACGCGGCCGGGCTGGTGGTCTGCCAGCTGGGCTGGATCGCCCTGCTGTGGGCGCCGGAGGGCAGCAAGCGGTGGCTGTTCCCGGTGCTGGTGGCGGCCGAGCTGCTGGTGCCGGTGATCGCCGAGCGGGGTCATCAGACGCCGTGGCACCCGCACCACATCGCCGAGCGGTACGGCCTCTTCACCATCATCGTGCTCGGCGAGACGATCGCCGCGGCCACGGTCGCCGTGCAGTCCGCGCTGGACGAGCACGAGGCACTGGACCTGCTGCTGCCGATCGCCGGGGGCGGGCTGCTGCTGGTCTTCGCGGCCTGGTGGATCTACTTCGCGGTGCCCGTGCACCACCGGCTGGCCGGCAACCGGGAGGCCATCCCCTGGGGGTACGGCCACTTCGTGATCTTCGCGTCGGCCGCCGCGATCGGTGCCGGGATCGAGGTGGCGGTCGAGCAGGCGGTGGGCAAGGCCCATGTCTCCACGGTCGCCGCCAACCTGGCGGTGACCGTGCCCGCCGCCGTGTACCTGGCGTTCGTGTGGCTGCTGCATTCCCGGCACTTCAAACGGGACACCGCCGAGCAGCTGGTGCTGCCGGTGGCCGCGGTGGCGGTGCTGGCCTGCGCCTGGACCGGGACGTACGCCGTGCTGTGGGCCGGGCTGGTGGCCTCCGTGACCGTCGCGGTGGGCGTAACCCTGGCCCGGCGGACGCGTTCTGGAGCGTGA